Proteins encoded by one window of Arachis ipaensis cultivar K30076 chromosome B04, Araip1.1, whole genome shotgun sequence:
- the LOC107636744 gene encoding uncharacterized protein LOC107636744 — translation MDAVGDDVNVDELIELDWGEDNNDSEEKFEANYEVDDENDDGDLAGNPAAQNEAHAIVSQHSFDVPSFMRILDLETMHVPEFSQYVNIGGGNTAAEDGEFSVGMEFGSTESVISAIKSYTISRGLDYILYESEPHTFYAKCKVYGAGCDWLIRTSLIRKKGSWEIRRYNGKHTCTMHTISQDHAKLDSDTIADAIRPLVEADPSIKVKSVITEVQSRFNYTTLPVWLKAMTAKMPRSRVQIKMLPVYRESEEVQAFRHCKPLVQVDSTHLYRKYKGALLVAVAQDGNENIVPIVFAIVEGETADAWKLFLTNL, via the exons ATGGATGCGGTTGGCGACGATGTCAACGTTGATGAACTCATAGAGTTAGATTGGGGAGAAGATAACAACGACAGTGAAGAGAAGTTTGAAGCCAACTATGAAGTCGATGACGAAAACGATGACGGAGACTTAGCAGGCAATCCGGCAGCACAAAATGAGGCGCATGCGATTGTAAGTCAGCACTCCTTTGATGTTCCGTCTTTTATGCGGATTCTGGACCTCGAAACCATGCATGTCCCAGAATTTTCTCAGTATGTAAATATCG GTGGAGGTAACACTGCGGCGGAAGATGGCGAGTTTAGTGTTGGAATGGAATTTGGTTCCACAGAGTCAgtgatatctgcaatcaaaagctacactatctctagaggacTTGATTACATTTTGTATGAGTCTGAACCGCATACATTCTATGCGAAATGCAAAGTTTATGGTGCAGGGTGCGATTGGCTTATCCGAACTAGCTTGATTCGAAAGAAGGGGTCTTGGGAGATCAGGAGATACAATGGCAAGCACACGTGCACCATGCACacgatttcacaagatcatgccaagttggactcGGACACAATTGCAGATGCCATTAGGCCGTTGGTCGAAGCAGACCCGTCGATAAAGGTGAAGTCTGTTATTACAGAAGTTCAGTCCAGGTTCAACTACACT ACTCTGCCAGTATGGTTGAAAGCAATGACTGCGAAGATGCCGAGGTCTCGTGTTCAAATAAAAATGCTCCCCGTTTACCGTGAGAGTGAGGAGGTTCAAG CATTCAGACACTGCAAGCCACTAGTACAGGTTGACAGCACGCACCTGTACAGAAAATATAAAGGTGCACTTCTGGTTGCGGTTGCACAAGATGGGAACGAAAATATTGTGCCCATTGTATTTGCGATAGTCGAGGGCGAGACGGCAGACGCATGGAAGCTTTTCCTAACCAATTTGTAG